From one Solanum lycopersicum chromosome 12, SLM_r2.1 genomic stretch:
- the LOC100316888 gene encoding ELF4-like protein, with product MEDVVFSCTGNGVQVDRKVVQTLQKNFVQVQNILDQNRLLINEINQNHESTIPDNLTRNVGLIRELNNNIRRVVDLYADLSSSVTTSMEAFSEGESNNANQSDQRDGQKRIRSS from the coding sequence ATGGAAGATGTTGTATTCTCGTGTACCGGTAATGGAGTTCAAGTTGACCGTAAAGTAGTTCAGACATTGCAAAAGAATTTTGTGCAAGTACAGAACATTTTGGATCAGAACAGGTTGTTAATCAACGAGATCAACCAGAACCACGAGTCAACAATCCCAGATAACTTGACTCGAAATGTTGGTCTAATTAGAGAGCTAAATAACAATATTAGAAGAGTAGTTGATCTCTATGCTGATCTTTCCAGTTCTGTTACCACATCTATGGAGGCTTTCTCCGAGGGTGAATCAAACAATGCTAATCAATCAGATCAAAGAGACGGTCAGAAGAGAATAAGGTCCAGCTGA
- the LOC101259317 gene encoding uncharacterized protein — MGSLSICVNEPSKLLCFSSPCRQLWCRNLNWKSNKRSLTCFSSQKKIGFMDQILDYIEGGPKLRKWYGAPELLPKDGSLSEEDMSSEEDEVRDAVLVTDGDNEIGQMIILSLIIKRTRIKALVKDKRVAMEAFGTYVEPIAGDARDRSLLKKALSGVRAVICPNEGFISNLESWKGLQHVILLSQLSVYRGSSGVQAIVTANARKQAEQDESLVMASGIPYTIIRTGLLVNAPGGNQGFNIKEGCASQGKLSKEDAAFICVEALETVPQKGLTFEVVNGEDKVMDWKEWFATLIDK, encoded by the exons TCTTCTCCATGTCGACAATTGTGGTGCAGAAATTTGAATTGGAAGAGTAATAAGCGTTCTCTCACTTGCTTTTCTTCTCAGAAGAAAATAGGTTTTATGGACCAAATTCTAGATTACATTGAAG GCGGTCCAAAGTTAAGGAAATGGTATGGGGCACCCGAGCTCCTCCCAAAAGATGGATCCCTTTCAGAAGAAGATATGTCTTCGG aagaagatgaagtcaGAGATGCAGTTTTAGTTACCGATGGAGATAATGAGATTGGTCAG ATGATTATATTGTCTTTGATAATCAAAAGAACTCGGATCAAAGCTCTGGTAAAGGATAAGCGGGTTGCAATGGAAGCATTTGGTACTTATGTTGAG CCAATAGCAGGTGATGCACGGGACAGGTcattgctaaagaaggctctaAGTGGTGTTCGTGCAGTGATATGCCCAAAT GAAGGttttatatcaaatttagaGAGTTGGAAAGGTTTACAACATGTAATCCTATTATCTCAG CTGTCTGTTTATAGAGGTTCTAGCGgggtacaagcaattgttacTGCCAATGCAAGAAAACAGGCAGAACAAGATGAATCACTGGTTATGGCTTCGGGAATCCCTTACACCATTATTAGAACTGGCTTGTTGGTAAATGCACCGGGTGGAAATCAAGGTTTCAACATTAAAGAG GGCTGTGCATCACAAGGAAAGTTGAGCAAGGAGGATGCTGCTTTCATCTGTGTAGAGGCTCTTGAGACTGTCCCACAGAAAGGACTGACATTCGAG GTGGTCAATGGTGAGGACAAGGTCATGGACTGGAAAGAGTGGTTTGCAACCTTGATAGATAAATAA
- the LOC101264905 gene encoding myb-related protein 308-like, whose translation MGRKPCCSKEGLNKGAWTPLEDKILMDYIKVHGEGKWRNLPKGAGLKRCGKSCRLRWLNYLRPDIKRGNISPDEEDLIIRLHKLLGNRWSLIAGRLPGRTDNEIKNYWNTNIGRRLQEGTRSGQPNRVISSNRQRHRSIHTKSTIPNDQEHASPQDSQYLLTDIRHGGSLSSSSPCLVVHTKAIRCTKVFMSPTTSNSVVDTHETTEHDNDHKVMIEENVTTNILTPSSSSFSISSLSEQEPQQQQQQPVSESYSPTNLSFELENYNFNFMFGFDVDDPFLAELLNAPDLRDQILENSTTTSSTIVNGDINNSNKNERQRSYFPSSSSQIAIFSEETQHNDLELWINGFSSC comes from the exons ATGGGTAGAAAGCCTTGTTGTTCTAAAGAAGGATTAAACAAAGGGGCATGGACTCCTTTGGAGGATAAAATTTTAATGGATTATATCAAAGTTCATGGTGAAGGAAAATGGAGAAATCTTCCCAAAGGAGCTG GTCTTAAAAGATGTGGAAAGAGTTGTAGACTGAGGTGGCTAAATTATCTAAGGCCAGATATCAAGAGGGGAAATATAAGTCCAGATGAAGAAGATCTCATAATTAGACTACATAAGCTTCTTGGAAACAG ATGGTCTCTGATAGCTGGAAGGCTACCAGGACGAACAGACAATGAAATCAAGAACTATTGGAATACCAACATTGGAAGAAGACTTCAAGAAGGAACACGCTCTGGTCAACCAAATCGTGTAATATCTTCAAATCGTCAACGTCATCGTTCTATTCATACAAAATCAACCATACCAAATGATCAAGAACATGCAAGTCCTCAGGATTCACAATATTTGCTGACGGACATTAGACACGGGGGATCATTGTCCTCCTCCTCCCCGTGTTTGGTTGTCCACACAAAGGCAATCAGGTGCACTAAAGTTTTCATGAGTCCTACTACTAGTAATTCAGTAGTAGACACACATGAGACTACTGAACATGATAACGATCACAAGGTAATGATAGAGGAAAACGTGACAACTAATATTTTAACACCTTCTTCATCATCATTCTCAATTTCATCATTGTCCGAGCAagaaccacaacaacaacaacaacaaccagtATCTGAATCATATTCGCCAACAAATTTGTCTTTTGAATTGGAGAActataacttcaatttcatgTTTGGTTTCGATGTTGACGATCCTTTTCTAGCTGAGCTTCTTAATGCACCTGATTTACGTGACCAAATTTTGGAAAATAGTACTACTACTAGTAGTACTATTGTTAATGGTGACATTAATAATTCCAACAAAAATGAAAGGCAAAGGAGCTATTTTCCTTCAAGTTCTAGTCAAATTGCAATTTTCTCAGAAGAGACGCAACACAACGATTTGGAACTTTGGATTAACGGGTTCTCGTCttgttaa